The following proteins are co-located in the Telopea speciosissima isolate NSW1024214 ecotype Mountain lineage chromosome 9, Tspe_v1, whole genome shotgun sequence genome:
- the LOC122638948 gene encoding uncharacterized protein LOC122638948, which produces MGLLLSLKADTVEIIGDLQLAKKLMEGFQDVVVRYIPRLRNQATNGLAQATSGIGLPEDSLEKTIIIKRQTRSSIYEGSQLEVNHVEDTQPDWKMPIIQYLSNPGPEFDRRIRDRATGYVLIMEDLYKKEKDDLLLKCVSLNEATLVMAEVHEGICGAHQAGPKMRWLIQC; this is translated from the exons ATGGGCCTGCTTCTCAGCCTTAAGGCTGACACGGTGGAGATCATTGGAGACTTACAATTG GCCAAGAAGCTGATGGAGGGGTTCCAGGACGTGGTAGTCCGCTACATCCCACGGTTGAGGAATCAGGCCACGAATGGGTTGGCCCAGGCGACGTCCGGCATCGGTCTACCAGAAGACAGTTTGGAaaaaaccatcatcatcaagagaCAAACACGGTCTTCTATCTATGAGGGCAGTCAGCTAGAGGTCAACCATGTCGAGGACACGCAACCTGACTGGAAAATGCCAATCATCCAGTATTTGAGTAACCCTGGGCCAGAGTTTGACAGAAGGATCAGGGACAGAGCCACGGGATACGTGCTGATCATGGAAGATCTCtataagaaggagaaggatgACCTGTTGCTCAAATGCGTCAGTCTAAATGAGGCAACGTTGGTCATGGCCGAAGTACATGAGGGTATATGTGGAGCGCACCAGGCAGGCCCCAAGATGAGATGGTTGATTCAGTGCTGA
- the LOC122640038 gene encoding ornithine aminotransferase, mitochondrial-like codes for MATRRPLQFVLKRICRGRSFSALPERRPSSSQELINLEYEYSAHNYHPIPVVFSQAKGSCVWDAEGHKYLDFLSAYSAVNQGHCHPKVIKALLEQAGRVTLSSRAFYNDKFPLFAERIKSIFGYDMVLPMNTGAEGVETALKLARKWGYEKKKIPKDEAIIISCCRCFHGRTIGVISMSCDNEATRGFGPLLPGHLKVDFGDADMLENIFKEKGDRIAGFLFEPIQGEAGVIIPPDGYLKSVRDLCLKYNVLMIADEIQTGIARTGKMLACDWEDVRPDVVILGKAIGAGVIPVSAVLADKDIMLCIKPGEHGSTFGGNPLASAVAIASLDVIIEEGLIERAAKSGQEFRHQLVKVQQQFPQIVKEVRGKGLLNAVELSGKALFPVSAYDICLKLRDRGILAKPTHNTIIRLTPPLSMR; via the exons ATGGCTACCAGGAGACCTCTACAGTTTGTATTGAAGAGGATTTGCAGGGGTAGGAGTTTCAGTGCTCTTCCTGAACGGAGGCCTTCCTCTTCTCAGGAACTCATCAATTTGGAATATGAATACAGCGCTCACAA TTACCACCCAATTCCTGTGGTATTTTCTCAAGCAAAGGGATCATGTGTATGGGATGCTGAAGGCCACAAATATCTGGATTTCCTCTCAGCTTACTCTGCCGTCAATCAG GGACATTGTCATCCCAAGGTCATAAAGGCCTTGCTTGAACAGGCAGGAAGGGTTACTCTCAGCTCTAGGGCCTTCTATAATGATAAATTCCCACTATTTGCAGAGCGGATAAAAAGCATCTTTGGTTATGACATGGTGCTACCAATGAATACTGGAGCTGAAGGTGTAGAAACAGCTCTTAAGTTGGCAAGGAAATGGggttatgaaaagaaaaagatcccCAAGGATGAG GCTATTATTATTTCATGTTGTCGCTGCTTCCATGGCCGTACCATTGGTGTGATTTCTATGAGCTGTGACAATGAAGCTACTCGTGGTTTTGGACCATTGTTACCTGGCCATCTTAAGGTTGATTTTGGTGATGCTGATATGCTTGAGAACATCTTCAAAG AAAAAGGAGATCGGATTGCTGGATTTTTATTTGAACCCATTCAAGGAGAGGCTGGG GTTATAATTCCACCAGATGGTTATCTAAAATCTGTGAGAGATCTATGCTTGAAATACAATGTTTTAATGATTGCTGATGAAATACAAACTGGCATAGCGCGCACTGGAAAAATGCTGGCTTGTGACTGGGAAGATGTTCGACCTGATGTTGTG ATTCTAGGAAAAGCAATCGGTGCTGGAGTCATACCTGTAAGTGCTGTGCTTGCAGACAAGGATATAATGCTATGCATCAAGCCTGGAGAACATGGAAG CACCTTTGGTGGAAATCCTTTGGCAAGTGCGGTGGCCATTGCTTCACTAGATGTCATCATTGAGGAGGGACTTATTGAGAG GGCTGCAAAGTCGGGGCAGGAATTTAGGCATCAGCTAGTGAAGGTTCAGCAACAATTTCCTCAGATAGTAAAAGAAGTTCGTGGAAAAGGTTTGCTCAATGCTGTGGAGCTCAGTGGCAAAGCTCTGTTCCCTGTTTCTGCTTATGATATCTGTCTCAAGCTGAGGGATAGAGGAATTCTTGCCAAGCCAACACATAACACTATAATTCGATTAACCCCACCACTTTCCATGAGGTAA